Within Mercenaria mercenaria strain notata chromosome 15, MADL_Memer_1, whole genome shotgun sequence, the genomic segment aattaacttgtaaattaaaactttagaaaATAGCTGAAGAGGTAAgcgagctataaaaataaaatatttctttgggTAAATACAGTGTTACAGATTTATAAATAAGAGTTATAAAATAGCATATAGACACGACTCTGACTGATTTTCTTCTTTTACTTATTATAGTCGTGCCAATAGCAAAATATTTACCTGTCAATCACGATATACCTGCTTTAACACTCATTTAATTATACAAAGGGACAGGGTATTTGAAAAGGTGTTAATGATTATTATCACCTTTTCTGACTGATTGAAAGGTGTTAAAAATTGATAGTGACTTATCAGCTGAAAGTTGATAATTTTTAGTTGATTGGCTGATGAAGGGAATGAtcagttttaataaaatgatcttttcagaGGTTTATGAAAACGAAAATACATGAAGATAATTGCTAGAAAGAACTTATATAACACaagttgtatatttttttgtgtatGAGAATCTTCTTGTAAAGACAAAACAGTAAGGGTACACATTctgtaatttcacataaaaccggacattttttatgtaaaaaatttttttttttctcatataaaaCTTGTgttaaatattaatttgtatttcaaaacaatCGCGATCAGAATAATAACATTGCAGCAAACTATACACTTTGAGCTACGAAACGAGCATGCACTCTGCAGTTTACATACAATCAGGTattcataaaacaaaaaacaaagtttttattaatcaaaaattcatttcagctgggaattatttcttatgactcggagctttttgcttcaaattggtaaaaaatggagcttaattggcattgagaatgggtcGATATttggccccgtgagacaggtggaaaaggccctgcttgtcttatcccttatcaaaacaattaatcatgttttcaatttaattcacctgtgaaaaacaactctttcctccagctacatgtgtgtcaaacatgtataatacacaccAGTCGGtaacactttgatttactgtgttaACAATTGTTTGGCACTCCTCAGTAATTATCATCCCAGTCATAAGCGGAAAAGCGTGAGATTTATGGTTTTGGTctggagacgggaggcaaggagaaaaaatcgggattttgaccctcccgcacAGGAGATCAAATGTATGAaatttttaaggtaaattttcATATTGTTATGCAGAACTATTTTacagaaaacatattttactatttattatattatattaattattttctaGCAAAGTTCgacaaaaataagtataaaaaagaGGGGCCAAAAAATGGGGGACggaatgaccaatttgaaatcgtaaAGGGAGATGAAATGACCAAAATAGGGACAAGTTGaatgggggacgagttgactaggggacgagttgactgtaaatcgaaTGTTTATCTATATATCTATTACATGCAGATGCGCCAGTCTGTGCGAGagatttaaaagaagaaatgtacaggagggtgaaagttacattaaaatacaaatgtatttgtgaAGTGTTGAAAATCAAGATGACAGTGTTATTAAAAAGAGGAGTATGCACAGTTAAAAGAGATTAAAAGCAGCATATTTCACATGTAGATCGTGTGAAAACATTTGGTCACTCCCTGtctgaattattattattattattattataccagatttatatactAGCGCCcgtttcatgataaacacgttcaaaggcgctttacatatagcaaacgcagccacacagggcgcataattcatcctatACTAGTAcaacacagagcgatctgaccagagggacagagtgagataaagcccccagaacagacagagagaacgttttagaATTAGATATAGAATTGTCCCAGGGTAGGGACCTGCACAACCTCGGTTGGAAGAGAGTTCCATAGAACTATAGTAGCTGGAAAGAAAGAgaatttgtaataattacagggtgtaAGGATCTGCTTGTAAGACAAGGGTTGCatgcagggttcgaatttaagctcgcatataCTCGcaaaagagctataaaaataaatctcGCTAACATAacatgggaactgaatgagatcttgttttaCCGGTGTATGTGTAACAGGGTTTAGAAATCACTGAAATGCTTTCATTGTAAAAAGTCAAAATTAGTTTATTCTTAAAGTCATATTCTCACTTTTTGTATTTGAAAGGAAGTTAAGTTGATTTCTTCATTTTTGTCTCAATTcaattaatttgattatttataatttaagatGGTTTGTTTAGATATTACTATATCCTTTGGCTTCTGTTTTGACACTTCCATGTAGTCCTTAAGCCATAAGCTTAATTGTTGTATTATTTACAGCGTCAATCTAGAATCTTTTGTagaaagattttcctttgaccagttaatattttatatgttaagATAACAGCTTTATTTGATAGCTAGAAGCAAAATATGTCATCTCAAGATGATATGATTATTTCCTGTCAGACTTTACTGAAAGCTTAAAATTTTATCTATATCTGTATTAGatatgaaacaattttcattggttgaaaaagtttttacaatttaaacttctggaatatattaaatataattctGCCAGACTTTTAGTTAGACGACAAAAAAAGAGGATGAGTTAAGTTTTCAACCATGTAGGACATGAAACTCTATGAAATTAAGGCACAGCCTTGAAGGCTGGTGCAACAGCtacttaattttaataaaatgatttgaaagtattaaataaacatttacttATAATGGAAATTAGGAGTTACTTTACAAAGTGTGCTTTTATGGAACTCTGATAGTTAATCTGTTATTCGCTGGACATAATATTCTGTTACAAAATGGACTTATAATAAAACAATGGAAAACTTAATAATGTGTCTTGATGATTTTGGACTTGCAATTAACTGTTAGCCAAGGGTATACTATTGAATCGAAAATACAAAATTCGTAAACCAACAATATGATCCGCAACAACCTGGGAGACCCCAAAGAGACAAAGAGAGCTAATTTCCCCGCAGTTGCATGAAAAACTTCCTTTCTGTACCATACATGCAGTGTgacatatgaaacagacagcaaaAGGATAAAGATTTGtatcgtgaaaaactttctatcagatcgttttgtttataattataatggtgttttttttaatgttattaattttttcaacatgttctacATTTTCtactcctgttgccattctgtgtattttatacttctttggtcgaATTAATCCgcatatacagtttgttttatagtgACACATGACAGGTCAaactgcaaaagtcagaaattaaataGCAttcactcagcgacagtaagcttgtctacacaGTCGATTAACTGGAATTGACAACATAacatcatttatccagaaaacctAGCATAATGCCTTGTAGCCATTATATGGATAGCCTTAATGTTGCCAGGAATCTATTATATCCTCTGGTATTAAGTGTTATACAGACAGTGTCACTGTCTCAGATTTTGACTATTCTAAGATaggttttgatataaaataattctaaataataaagtgaaataagctagtccaaataataggacatttcgggacagcgtgatagcTATTGACTATCGCTGTCCTGTTAGAAGGATGAAAACTatgaaatatcagatcataaagtAAGTCATCCTGATAAACCAAATGAATAAGGCTAGAAATAAGCATGCAGCAATGTAAAGGACTCCAGACCTATTGATAATGAGCtctggagttatggccattgaattactcaGTATACTGAGAAAACTGACAAATAGTCTGCTCAGTAAGTAGAGTattttaaaagtgaaataaaatttgctgtgatgggcataTACTGTGTTAGTTTGGTCTTGttattaatacatttttcatgcattttttgCAGAGGTGGAGCTGAACTGTTGTTTGATAAAGTGAAGAAGCATGAAGTGGCGCTTCCTTGTAAAGAAACACCCTGTAAGTTTTTCACATAACTGTTAGAACTATAGTCTGTTGTTTATAAAGGTAAACTGTGTGTTTATAAAAGTGTCACCACTTTTGATAGAGTTAGTCCTTTTGACTAATGAAACACTTTTGCCATAATTCTCATCTTCCTCAAAAAGCTATCCTGTAATGCCAAGCACCAGACTGGAAGGTATTTGGTAAGCATTAATTTTGTCAAGAGGACACAGACACCTGAACTTTCAAATCATTAGTTAATTAACTACCTTCTTAAAGTTAAGCTCAGTCACACTGAAGttgaaattttataatataaataatttctttaacacCTAGCTTCAAATAGATTTTAGTTGTGTTTATCTGGAATTGAGAAATGACAAAAGAAGTTAAAATCCAGTATTAAACagaactttttttacaaaaaccatCACTTAGAAAGTTGATTAGGTTCATCATTCCAAAAGCATCTCCAGAAATGATATTCCTTTCGAAAcagttgagccgcgccatgagaaaaccaacatagtggatttgcgaccagcatggatccagaccagcctgcacatccacgcagtctggtcaggatccatgctgtttgctttcaaagcctattgcaattagagaaaccgttagcgaacagcatggatcctgaccagactgcgcggatgctaaAAGTGGCTATTTTGTGTGTGTGCTAGTATGCATTAGTGTGTGCATCCATCTGTCCATGTTTGCCTTAACAGTTTTAAGTGTGGGTGCATATGTATTAAAACATTATTAGAATTGTATTGGTATTTATAGATTAGGTTTTCTTAGAATAATATTGTACTCTGAAAGTcacatttcttgatacaaatctaataacttaTTAATACGGTAACTGGACATACaatgcatttcttttttattaaaacaaagtaTTTTGGGCAAGGAGTATAAAAGACTTGCACAGACAATTATAGATAAACATGCAGAGAGGATAATTCTGGATATATTTCAGGGACAGTTCGTGAACTTCTGCCATGGATGAAGGACCACATGCTCAAAGAACGACCAGAACTGTTTCTACAAGGAGAGACAGTGTAAGATATGTTCTAGTTGTCATTTCTTTCATTCAACAACACACAAGGTGGCACACAGGCTCAAAAGACTTAGTGTTTAGCAAAAGTAACACAATtagaatttaagaaaaaacaataaaaaaaattaaaaaaacttaatttagAATAAGAAAGCTGAATTTAaaaatgaagtgaaaaaagttCGAGGTTCAGGTGGGGAGTGACCTCTGAGGGTTACCTTGTATCTTTAGCCCTTTATTGTCTTGTTATTTCAGTAGGTGAGTGCATGAATACGCAAGACGTCACAAATTCATTCCTCACATCGGACAAATATCCACCACTAGGATTTCACCTCTTCCtatgaaaacatgtttgaaagaaaaagatatctaattgtgacatcattaatattcattggaaacttataattgttattttgaaTGGTTGTTTCAATCAAAGAAGTTAAAAGATTTCCCAATTATTTTATCTTCATAAGTTGAGATTAATGAATTCACATCCCCATGAAATAGCTATCTGGGCAAAACAAGGACATTTCATGTCAGCAAAATCTTGCAagactaatttgaaaaattttgatcttcaagacatttttgttaaaatgggaGCCGATTGAAAAAGTCATGATGTTGACACATGTAAGAACATTTGCTTTAAGAAATTTCTGACAGTCATCCCTTTTGCAAAGACAGTAAATACATATACCATATTTACACAGTTGAGTTTTATTTAGAATGCCTGAACTTTGAtcagggtgagctgttagtataggtgGGTGGTACAGCTTCCATCATCCGCAGTTTACATAAAAACCTTCTTCTTTGAAACTGCTTGTCAGAATtataccaaatttggtctgtagcatccttgcaaaGTTCTccctcaagtttgttcaaatggttccacttgactcCCTTCTAGGTGCAACTAGagccaaaaatgaaaaaagttctaACAAATTCTTCTCATAAACAACTTTAtagatctccatcaaacttggtctgtagtattatTATAGGATTCTTTCCCAAATTTGTCGAAACGGGGGTGGGGGCAGCTAGAACTTAAGATGGAAGAatattaaacaacttcttctcatgaatcacttTATAGATCttcgtcaaacttggtctgtagcatcattatatggttctccccaaaatttgttcagatggaGGCAGCCGACCATTTTTGGGGGCCGCTGgatatagaaatagaaatatctttaaacaaaatcTTCTCATGAAGTGCTTGagatcttcatcaagcttggtaTGTAACATAATTATAAGAAACTTTACAAACTTCTttacatgaaatttggtctgtagcaatattataaggttctctcccaGAGTTTTTGAATGAGGGCAGCCGGCCTTTTATTGTGGATGCTAGAGgtagaaatagaaatacctttaaacaacctGTTTTTGTGAACCACTTGATTGATCTGcatcaaaattggtctgtagGATTCTATAAAGCCCCCTTCAAGTGGTGGCAGTTGGCCTCTTGAAGGGCCACTTATAGAACTAGAAATAAAAGTatcttttaaatgactttttcctTTGGCTTGGCAgatattcattaagattggtctgtagcatcatcttTTTGAAATTGTGGCTCTTAACATACAGTATCTTATGTTTCTATACTAACAAAATTGTTACCTTTCATGATTTATTATGTTCTACATATATCCATGGTGAAGCAGTCAAGGTCaagtgagcaacctagggccattaTGGCCAGCTTGTTTTGTCATGTCAAAAACCTGAATACTGTTCATAAATATAATTAGGTGATTATTAATAATATTCAGTTTATTATGTTACATTGGCACTACAGTGAAATACCAAAGTCTGTACATACATACCGgtaaaatcatgaaaatgaagaaatgataaaatattctctAAAATGATTATAGTCAGGCCCATTAAAATGTGTTGCAGGTGTACAAAGgatataccaaatattttatgatttttttagcttgactgtttgaaAATCAAGTTTTGCATGGGTGCAAGTTTCTCAAATCTTCTGGACAGATGCTTTCAGACTTCACAAATGTCTTTGATATCACAAGAAGACCTTATAataggacaagttacataacttaagtttgtattttgtcaaattttgccCCATTTTAACTTGGAAATTTTGATGGAAAGTctagtccaaggtcaaggtcacacttggaagtgaATGATCAAATAACTTAAATATTTGCCGGTACAGTATTTCTCAACAACTGCAAgggttttcataaaactaacatcagttGTTTACCTCATCAAAATGACATTCAGAGTGTACAGTCCATTAGAGACTatctccaaggttaaggtcaaaagGTCTTAAATGTCAAAGGCTATGGACACAGCATTTTACTTTCCATGTTATAATGTGCTGATTAGGGAtattagtgatagctctagtttacattttgtcaaattgtaATACATTGTACTATTTTTGGGAGGTgaaagatttgcatttaagcagGTTTGTCTGAAACTACTTGGCCATTTTGAGGGTTGAAGGCAATACTGTcgtaagtccttctttatttaataggagttactacagtattgcgttcaGCCCTCGATTTGCTCTCAAACTCCATACAAGTCTTTAGTATATTGAGATGATTTCACATATCAGATTAAACCGAATTACCTCAGATTTGAACTGAAAATCTTGGTAAGTCCTTGGGATCATGAAATGACTGCTTTGGGCCAGGTTCTATATCTCTGTCTTgcactttacatttttaaaacatttgtgttTGCTAGTGTTATAAAGAAGGGTTTAAGATATGTACATTGATATTAGACAGCGCTTGTTCACTTTATGAATTGCCACATGTATATTTGTGGTTCCTCCAACACTGCTGTTATCTTTTTCTAGGTGATAGTGTTATCATAATTTATAGAATAGTGTGATATGTATATTGTATTGACAGTACAATAATTATCTACAATACTCTTATCCACGAAAGAGGGAACATTCTGTTCTCCAATttatacttgtttatttttttcaggcGACCTGGTATCCTTGTGTTAATCAATGATGCTGATTGGGAACTTATGGTAAGaaataagttttgatttaaaaaaaaatgtagcttACCCTTGAAAAAAACACAGCATCTGTCTGTTTGCATCTACCTATGTAATCATGTAAGAAAGCTATCTAGATGGCTttcagaaggtcagtggttctaccaatgtGTTTTACCCGTGTCCAGAGGTGCACCAAGGGTCTTCATTTGCCGTGAAAAGATTTAAAGTCGCCTAGGACCTGTAATTCTATCAGTGTgacgttaaaaaaaaattttttttttaaaaaaggtcatACATGCATATTTCTGATTGTTGTGGCAACCAAATggaaagactttaaaaaatcttctcagaaatCACTGGccaaattttgaaatagttttgcaGAAATAATCCTTTGGTGACGTTTTAataaattccttcaaatcattctgttttgttaaaaaaagtatTGCTGCCATCTTCTGTTCAGAAAACATTGGCCTATATCAAAATAATGTCAAAGATATTTTCCTGGGCATGACCATGTACCAAAACTGTTCATGCAAGCTGTGAAGCTCAGGTTATCAATCCAGAgtcatcatggccttcttgttctAGTAGAATTTTCTAAAATGTGTCTTATCTTTGCTCATACTATGAAACAAATCTGGTATGCTGTGACAAAATCTTGGTACAGTCAGTTGATAATGTTGAAAGTAGATATTAAAATTGCTTTttaataaacatgtatattttgtattttccaGGGCGAGTTGGATTATGCAATAgaggaaaatgataaaatagtgTTTATATCAACTTTACATGGAGGGTAATGAAGTGAACAGTGTTGTGATATTATTTAAGTACAGAAATATTCCGAATGATTTATCTGAATGAACTGCGTACCAagtttataaaactgaatttgaagACCAGGTACAATACCACACCATTTGACTGGCTGTCTCTGGGAGCAAATATTCAAGGTTCCTCAAGCAGTACTGATAAAACGATGAACTATATGAGATCACTTCAGTAATCATTGGAAACAGTTCAAGAAGaatatttaataatttgataCAAGTTGAgacatttttagctggactatttgaaatttttcgaATTATAAAGCTTTTGTTGTCAGCCTTTTGTTCACACCCTTGTCAcataagattattattattatttattatttaccagatttttatagcgctcttttcatctataaaataaacgtgcaaaagcgctgtacaaactacatcacagaatgatatggacacacaatacaacacaaaaaagatatatttaaaaatagttcaacattAAATCTGCATATTAATTATACTAGTAAATAACTTCTATTGCACAGTCATAcaacagcttgttttccagtgcaaagttagtttcagtagatcttgaagaaaaagtgtgtttttaacccttaccctgctaaatttatataatgaacttgtccatctttcaatttggacagtaccactaacagttaaaaggggtgcttaccaaaatgatactgacttaatggcgaacagtgcagacaatgatcagcctgcacggatgtgcaagctgatcttagtctgccctggtcgcaaaggcaaaaccacttgccaccagcaggctaagggttaatgatcttttgaaagcatccagACTTTTAGCATCtgtaatggtagccggaagagtattccataacttcggtgcagctgatgaaaaactacgatcaccgtaactcacagttttgctttttggaacaactaagATCTGCAAATAAGCAAGTTTCTCTAAAACCACTTTGCATAATGCTTCCAAACTTCACAGATGTATTAAGCATCATGAAATGACTtcacaggacaagttacataaatCAAGcttatgttttgtcaaaattatgcccccttttaacttagaattacaGGCTAAACTTTTGCATGTAAGCAATTTTCTGACAAAATTGCTACTAGCAgtcaaaatgttttgaagctgCACATAAGTCTTTGAGATCATTAGATGACCTTACAAGGCAAGTTACGTAACTCTAGcttcaattttgtcaaaattttgtcccttttaaacaaagaatttttgGTAGAAATTTTGCATATAAGCAGGTTTCTTGAAAACTTTAAACATCAGCATCATGAGATGGTCTGGCATAGCAAGTTACATGATTCTagcttttttttgttgtaaaacttATGCCTGTTGTGGAAGGGCTTCAGGTAGTCCAGTGTGCTTTGATAAAACAGCTCGTGTTTGTATTTCTGATTACCTCAGTTCAAAATCTAAAGATACATGCACATGCACTTTCTGACAgtgtaataactgaaataaagcATATGTAAAGAAACTGTATCTTACTTGATCTCTAACCAGCACCTGTAGGAGAGAGAGAATGaagttatcacatgtttgataAGAAATGAAAAGAGATATTCAGATTTAGCAATATCAATCAGTTTCCATATAATTGTCGTGTTAAGTTATAGTTGATGATACATAACATACTGACATGGTTCGAAAACTGGTTCCCTGACTAGGGGAGATAATTTGTGTTTGTCTTATATGTTTGTCTGGAGTAACTGTGTATATCTGCCTAAACCATAAATTATGTTACGTTTAAGCAAAACTTTACAGCTTTGAAAGGTAAAAACTAAAGTTGTGTATATCGTGTGCATGTGTCGCATGTTTCAAAGAAGGAAGAGTAtaatgttttgcagatgtcggttagtcagtctgtagaccaatcggtt encodes:
- the LOC123549324 gene encoding ubiquitin-related modifier 1-like, which codes for MSVKILVEFGGGAELLFDKVKKHEVALPCKETPWTVRELLPWMKDHMLKERPELFLQGETVRPGILVLINDADWELMGELDYAIEENDKIVFISTLHGG